In one Triplophysa dalaica isolate WHDGS20190420 chromosome 9, ASM1584641v1, whole genome shotgun sequence genomic region, the following are encoded:
- the chrna10a gene encoding LOW QUALITY PROTEIN: neuronal acetylcholine receptor subunit alpha-10a (The sequence of the model RefSeq protein was modified relative to this genomic sequence to represent the inferred CDS: inserted 1 base in 1 codon; substituted 1 base at 1 genomic stop codon) — protein sequence MDTEKHDDYDGLDTIRIPGSSVWRPDIVLYNSFFGEMYGQIMRDAPAITKSSCKADVSFFPFDYGSWTYNGNQLDILNAMESADLADLVDIVEWEVLGMPAKRNIVLYGCCADPYPDITYTLKLKRRAPFYVFNLLIPCVTISLLAQLGFYLPADSGEKVNEKFILXYLAMICFIYEVGXNYMTAQQETSDPQPPKPTDSSHMNGCAGKDDVVFKFDRRQDATSPRFPEDQSQIMSPCSLGKQPTCRYGPGTGGDGDRDDGSKRPCLCEQQVLMRNIEYVANCYHDQRVTAKRTGERKKVKKLLDRFFMWLFFIMVFFMSLLIMGKAI from the exons ATGG acacagaaaaacatgatgaCTACGATGGGCTTGATACCATCCGTATTCCTGGTAGTTCTGTATGGAGACCTGATATAGTCCTATATAACAG TTTTTTTg GGGAAATGTACGGCCAGATCATGCGGGACGCACCAGCCATCACCAAAAGCTCCTGCAAGGCGGACGTTTCCTTCTTCCCCTTTGA CTATGGGTCATGGACCTACAACGGCAACCAGCTGGATATTCTGAACGCCATGGAGAGCGCAGATCTCGCAGACCTTGTCGACATTGTGGAGTGGGAAGTGCTGGGAATGCCGGCCAAGAGGAACATCGTTCTGTACGGCTGCTGCGCAGACCCGTATCCAGACATCACTTACACGCTGAAACTAAAGAGACGCGCTCCGTTTTACGTATTTAACTTGCTCATACCTTGCGTTACGATATCGCTCTTAGCCCAGCTGGGCTTTTATCTACCCGCAGACTCTGGGGAGAAGGTGAACGAAAAGTTCATCCTGTAGTATCTGGCCATGATTTGCTTCATCTACGAAGTCG AAAACTACATGACCGCACAACAAGAGACATCAGATCCTCAACCTCCAAAGCCTACCGACTCGAGTCACATGAACGGCTGTGCTGGAAAAGATGATGTTGTTTTCAAATTTGACCGAAGACAAGATGCCACATCTCCAAGGTTTCCAGAAGACCAATCTCAGATCATGAGCCCATGCTCGCTGGGAAAACAGCCCACCTGTCGGTACGGTCCAGGGACTGGAGGCGATGGAGATCGTGATGATGGGTCCAAACGTCCATGCCTGTGTGAACAACAGGTTCTCATGAGGAATATTGAGTATGTGGCAAACTGTTATCACGATCAGAGAGTTACAGCGAAACGAACAGGAGAAAGGAAGAAAGTGAAGAAGCTTTTGGACCGATTCTTCATGTGGCTGTTCTTCATTATGGTTTTCTTCATGAGTTTACTTATAATGGGGAAAGCTATATGA
- the rhoga gene encoding ras homolog family member Ga, giving the protein MQNIKCVVVGDGAVGKTCLLISFTTNAFPKEYVPTVFDNYSAQLTVDTKLISLNLWDTAGQEEYDRLRTLSYPQTNVFVICFCITSPASYENVKLKWYPEVSQHCPNVPILLVGTKKDLREDPEVLKKLKENNQSPITQQQGGALARQIQASKYIECSALIQDGVSEVFTEAVSIYLNPTPSASKKTKCVIL; this is encoded by the coding sequence ATGCAGAACATCAAGTGCGTCGTAGTTGGAGACGGTGCCGTTGGGAAAACCTGCCTCCTGATTTCCTTCACCACCAATGCTTTTCCTAAAGAATACGTCCCAACTGTCTTCGACAACTACAGCGCACAGCTTACAGTAGACACAAAACTCATCAGTCTGAACCTGTGGGACACGGCGGGTCAGGAGGAATACGACCGTCTGCGGACTCTCTCCTATCCGCAGACCAACGTGTTTGTCATTTGCTTCTGCATCACCAGCCCTGCATCCTATGAGAACGTCAAGCTAAAGTGGTACCCTGAGGTGTCCCAACACTGCCCTAATGTTCCCATTCTGCTGGTGGGGACTAAAAAGGATCTGAGAGAGGACCCAGAGGTTCTGAAGAAGCTGAAGGAGAACAACCAGTCACCTATCACCCAGCAACAGGGAGGAGCGCTGGCACGACAGATTCAGGCAAGCAAGTACATTGAGTGCTCAGCGCTCATCCAAGACGGGGTGAGTGAAGTGTTCACGGAAGCGGTTAGCATTTACCTCAACCCAACGCCATCAGCTTCCAAAAAAACTAAGTGTGTGATACTGTAA